AAATGGTTTCTGGAAATATAAGTTTATACCTGATGTTTCTTTTCTCCCCGTTAATTATAAACCTGAATTTGATGTGAATTCCTGGGACACGGTTCAGGTTCCGGGAATCATTAGTCAGTCTTCTTCGAATTTAAAAGCTGCTGGAAATTCAAGTTCTGTTAATTCGATTCAGGAAATGACTGCTTTATACAGTACTACCTTTACGGTGCCCGATAATTGGGAGGAAAGGCAGACATTTGTTATTTTTGAAGGTGCCGGATCTTCTTTCTCCTTTTGGGTGAATGGCCAAATGGCTGGTTATAGTAAAAATAATTTTTCTCCTGCTGAATTTAATATTTCTTCATTTTTAAAAAAAGGTGTAAATGTGCTGACTGTCCGGTTATACCTCAATTCACATGATGAATTCAAAACTCTGGTTGGCGGACGACTGGGGAATGTTTATCTTTATTCCAAGCCAAATATAAGCATCAACAATTATACCGTATCTACCGATCTCAACCAAAAATATAAAGATGCCACAATAAAGCTTTCAGTTGAAATAAAAAAACTTATTGACCGGCGTTTTAAGCATCTCAGCCTGGAAGCCAGTCTATACGACGCTGACAAGCATAAAATGTTTTCAGTGAACTCTTCTGAACTTAATTTCATTAAAAACGGATTCTTAAAAATCGACCTGGCGCACAATCTGAAGAATCCTGAAAAATGGAATGCTGAAACACCTTATTTGTACACTTTGATCCTTACTTTAAAGGATAAATCGGGATCTGTGATTGAGTCGGTAGCCGGCAGGGTAGGAGTGAGGAAGGTGGAAATCGGGAACGGTTCATTGTGGGTTAATGGCCGGCGGGTGATTATCCGGGGAATAAATAAAATGGAAGGACATTCTTTTGACAAATCTGTTATGGAGGAAGAAATCAGAAGAATGAAGCAGTTCAATATGAATGCCCTGCGTATTGTTGGGCCTTGTACTCAGGATCTGTGCGATTTATGCGATGAATACGGCATCTATCTTTGCCCTGAAACCGGTTTGGAAGCAACGACTTTTAATGGCAAAACTTTAAATGATTCTGTGTGGACAGTGTCTTCTTTGGACAGGGTAAAGGGAATGGTGGAAACATGCAGGAATCATCCATCGGTTATTTCCTGGTGGTTGAATGACAAGCAGGATCATATCTACAGTCATCAGAACATCATTAATTGGTTACATCAGAATGATCCTGGCCGTCCTTTTGCTGATTTGACGGCTGTTGTCAATTCCAATACCGATATTCTGGCTCCAGTGAGTCCGGGTTTAGAAAAATATTTATCGCTCAGAAAAGAGAATAAACCGGTAATTATTCCTTATTACTCCGGTCCCCTTTTCAGTTACCTGGCAGATTGTGATCAGAAACAGGATACCAGCCGATTTGACCAGGGCGGTTTTGCTTCTGAAAAGATTGGACGTGGCTTCATTTTCAAAGATTCTATTGGCAAGGCCCAGGGAAATGCGAGTGGCTTTGTGGATGAAAATTCTGGTATACAGTCTGATTTGTTTGTTTACAAGCATATCATTCAACCGGTAAAGATTACGGCTTTCAATCTGAAGGATAACAAAATAAAAATTCAAAATTGTTTTGAAGCTGCTGATTTATCCGGATTGAAAGGATTCTGGGAATTAAAGGATGGTGGAACAGTTATCCAACAGGGTGAATTGCCAAAACTGGATCTTCCTGCAGGTATGGGTAAGGTGGTTGAT
This genomic interval from Bacteroidota bacterium contains the following:
- a CDS encoding glycoside hydrolase family 2 TIM barrel-domain containing protein, with product NGFWKYKFIPDVSFLPVNYKPEFDVNSWDTVQVPGIISQSSSNLKAAGNSSSVNSIQEMTALYSTTFTVPDNWEERQTFVIFEGAGSSFSFWVNGQMAGYSKNNFSPAEFNISSFLKKGVNVLTVRLYLNSHDEFKTLVGGRLGNVYLYSKPNISINNYTVSTDLNQKYKDATIKLSVEIKKLIDRRFKHLSLEASLYDADKHKMFSVNSSELNFIKNGFLKIDLAHNLKNPEKWNAETPYLYTLILTLKDKSGSVIESVAGRVGVRKVEIGNGSLWVNGRRVIIRGINKMEGHSFDKSVMEEEIRRMKQFNMNALRIVGPCTQDLCDLCDEYGIYLCPETGLEATTFNGKTLNDSVWTVSSLDRVKGMVETCRNHPSVISWWLNDKQDHIYSHQNIINWLHQNDPGRPFADLTAVVNSNTDILAPVSPGLEKYLSLRKENKPVIIPYYSGPLFSYLADCDQKQDTSRFDQGGFASEKIGRGFIFKDSIGKAQGNASGFVDENSGIQSDLFVYKHIIQPVKITAFNLKDNKIKIQNCFEAADLSGLKGFWELKDGGTVIQQGELPKLDLPAGMGKVVDIPFTAPAIKPGHEYWLNLYFQLGHNTKFAFQGHEVAWQQFRMPYDSPLSLFTWDKKDKSLDLFENSETYQVTGKDFAVTFGKELGTITSFQFKGKELFKNGPVMDFDDSWENNSTGISKFQKLGLHHLKTVVDKITAVREKTGYVEIRVDKKVYSDSVNYMLDNTVTYGVFPQGDIIVNQNISFQGAYLSSKDLLLSDLGVKMDVPSEFEQCKWFGRGSVADSSNYRNNITKVDAYSSYPMKRDDLKNEGIKSDVRWLTLTDKGGLGFAILGQPVFDAFAIKYPAHTGKN